In Pseudoalteromonas piratica, the genomic stretch TTGATCATATTAGCGCTTATGCGCACCAGTATTTAGAGCTAAACGAGATAGAAATTCCAATTGGCGAGCAATACCGTAAACATTTGAAAAATAAACTGGGTTAGCCGACTTTATAAACTATCAAAATACATTTTTAAACGCTCTTTACAAACCATTACAAACCAACAAAATCTTTACATAACATTTACGCTGTTGAACTCCCAGCCTACTTGTCTTCTATACTCTATTGCTTAACACTTTATTAATGATTTTTTAAATTCAATACTTCAGTTTTTTGAATGCAATAACACTGAAGTTGAAATAAGGTAGGTGCGTTGTGCTTTATAAATTCAATACTCTATTCACAATAAGTTTTTTAAGCGTAACGCTTGTTGGCTGTGGCGGAGGCAGCAGCGAAAGTAATACCGATAACGACGTCACCCCGCCTGTGGTTACAAATCAAGCCCCACAATTGGCAACCGCGATTACTGATCAAACAACCAACCAATCACAGCAGTATTCATTTGATCTCTCTCAAGGGGGGCAAACCTTCACCGACCCAGACGGCGATGAACTTACTTACTCGTTTAGTACATCACCGCAAACAAATGACTTTACCTTAAACGGTACTGTGTTATCCGGCACACCGGAACAAACTGAAGCCATTACCATCACTGTAACAGCAAGTGACCCCAGTGGTTTAACGGCAAGCGATAGCTACTTACTGACCATTAATGGTGCGCCACAAACAGCCAAAAGTATTCCTGATCAGTTAATTAACCTTGGTCAAAACGTTTCACTTGATATCAGTCAAAATCGTACAACCTTTGTTGATCCTGACGGTGATGAACTCACTTATGCATTTAGCACATCACCGCAAACCAATGACTTTACATTAAACGGCAGTGTTTTATCTGGCACACCGGCGCTTGCGCAAACAATCACTTTCACCGTAACAGCGACTGATCCTAACGGGTTATCAGCAAATGATAACTTTTTGCTGAACATTAACGGTGCACCAAAACTTACCAACAGTATTAGTAATCAGTCAGTGAATATTGGTGAGAATTATAATTTCGACGTCACTCAAAACGGCACTACTTTTGAAGATCTTGATAGTGAAATACTGATTTACAGTGTGCAAATCACTCCAACTAATGATGACTTAACATTCAACGGAACGCATTTATCTGGAGTGCCAAACCAAACAGGCGAATACACCATTGCTGTCACAGCAACCGATGATGGTGGATTGTTTGATTCAACTAGTTTTGTATTGTATGTGGTTGAACCAAATGAAAATAACTCGCCGATAGTGGCAAATCCAATTGCCGATCAAAGTGCAACGTTAAACCAAAACTTTAACTTTGATATGAGCCAGAACAATACCACCTTTAGCGATCCTGATGGTGATATGCTGACTTTTCAAGTCGCGATTACGCCGACGGATTCAGGCTTAACATCTGATGGCTTAATTTTGTCTGGCAACCCAAATCAAACTGGCGAGATTAATGTCACCGTAACTGCCAGCGACCCTGCTGGGCTTTCGGTGAGCGACACGTTTTCAGTTAATGTGTCAGCGCAAGTTAATACAAACAAACCGAATGTATTACTGATCATTGCCGACGACTTGGGTCAAGATTCGTCTAACCAATACAGCTTCTCTACCGACTTACCAAGTACCCCAACTATTGATGAAATTGCAGCACAAGGCATTGTGTTTGAGAATTTGTGGGTAAACCCAGTTTGTTCACCAACTCGTTCCACCATTTTTACCGGTAAATATGGCACACGTACTCAAGTGTTAGCACCGGGTGACGAACTGAGCCTAAGTGAAACGTCACTACCACAAGCGTTAAAAAATCACCCTGATACCGCAGAGTATGCCTCGGCAAAGATTGGCAAATGGCATTTAGGTGGCGACAGCAGTCACCCAGCCGCATTTGGCCTAGATTATTACGCTGGCATTTTTAATGGCGCCGTCAGCGATTACTATAACTGGGAATTAACCACAAATGGGCAAACCCTGCCACAAACCGAATACGCCACTACCGTACTAACCGATTTGGCAATCGACTGGCTAAATCAACAAACTACCCCGTGGTTTTTATGGATGGGTTACAACGCTCCCCACACCCCCTTTCATTTACCGCCAAATGAATTACATAGCCGCAACTTGAGTGGTGATGAAGCTGATATTGAAGCTAATCCTCGCGCGTATTATCTCGCAGCAGTAGAGGCGCTAGACAGTGAAATAAACCGTTTGTTAAATAGTTTAGATCAAGCTACACGCGATAATACCGTGGTGATTTTTATTGGTGATAACGGCACACCAACACAAGCGCGCTTTAGAGGTTCAGACTTATCTGGCAGTAAAAATAATATTAGTGAAGGTGGCATCCGCGTACCTATGATAGTGTCGGGCAAAAATGTCACGCGTCAAGGCCAACGTGAAGCCAATGTATTAAACGGCACCGATTTCTTCAGCACTATTTTGGCTATAGCAGGCCAAGAAGAAGTGGCCATTCACGACAGCTTACCCTTTAACAATTTACTTAATGATGCCAACGCAACACCACTGCGTGAAACCGCTTTTTCGCAAAATGAAGAAGCCTTCACCATTCGTAATGCCCGTTATAAGCTCATTGAGTACCTTGATGGTACGCGCGCTTTTTATGACTTACAAAATGATATTTCAGAGCAAACTGACTTGATATCAGGTGGCGCATCCCTACCAACAGACTTTTTCTATTTAGACAGTCAATTAAGTGCGCTTAGTAATGACGGCTGGATTGTTAATAAACACAATGAACAATCAAGTTATATGATGGATAGTGGTGCGTTTGTAGAAGTGAATGTACTGTCTGTGCAAGACAATGGCACGTCAACAACAGTAACCACCAATGCCACTCCAAATTACAAAGTAGTTGTGACCGATGAAGTGCTGACGGTTTATCAAAGCAAACCTGCAGCGGCTTATGCCAATGGCCAAGTATTGAGCCTCAATCAGCAAATTGATTACGGCCAAGATATTGGGTTGACAGCAAATTGCGGTAACACAGGCGGCGATGGATGGTGGCCACAAGCGGGTGCTGCATGCCCTGAGTCTCAATCAGGCATGGCGCTAACCTTTCCAAATAACCCGACCCCAACACAAACAGAGTGTGAGACAGGCCTTGGCCCTGTTGGGCTCTGGGTTAACGGCGTGCCCATTTACAATTGGTCTGATGCCAGCTCTTACAACAACCAAGATATTTGGAATAACTTTGCTCTACCATTTCGCTCTGCCGCAATGGATGTATGCAATGGCCACTCAGGCAACGGCATGTACCACCACCATAGTTATAACGCGTGCTTAAAACAACAGCTCGGCGATGAAGGCAAAGGACACTCCCCGATTTATGGTTACGCAGGAGATGGTTACCCAATTCACGGCCCGTATCATAGTAAAGACGTGCTTGCGAAAAGCTGTTGGAAGAAGCGTGATTATTCAGCAAACAGTGCAACTGGCTGTGGCAGCGAGGGCCAACGTACCTGTAAATTTATTGATGAAGAAAATATCAGTTTAGGCGTTGAAAACGTGACGGCTGGCCCTGCAACATCAGACATTATTAACTTTTTCACCGCGGGCGATGGCCCTGCTGTATCAGGTATTTATTATGAAGATTACTACTATGATGCACAGTGTACAGCACAAGGTGAAGAATACCTTGATGAACACAGTGGTCATGACCATGATGGTCTAGGTTATCACTATCACACCAGTGTGGATGAAAACCTATCGCCTGTATTCCCTCTGGTTAATGGCCCCGATTACTACGGCAGCCTTAATAGCAGCTCATTCCAGTGTTTTAGAAGGGAGTTTTAATTATGATGCGGTATTTAGTTTTACTTGCAGGTCTTGCCGTAAGCTTTTTCAGCCAAGCCCATGAGGTGCATGCCAGTAATATAGATGTGACGGTTGTTGAAAATCAGGTTGAGGTATTACAAACAACATCAGTGCATGACTCACAGCTCATTGCTAAGCAGCTTGGTGCCAAGGGTGATTCTCATCAATCTACCTTGGCTGCAATGTCGACAGGTTGGCAAATTCAAAGTGAAAATGGGTTATGCAATTTGAAAAAGCAGGCGTTTCGCCTCACTCATCATGAAAGCCAGTTGCAAATGCGCTATTTGTTTAACTGTGAGCAAGATGCTGCGACATCTTTGGCATTGCCTTGGTTCAATCTCGCGCCAAATGACCATTTTATTATTATGAAACTGACAATGAACAACCAGTCAGAAACAGTTATTTTTCAAAAACAAGATTTAGTGATCGACCTTACCATATAGTCCTTTCCAACGTTTTATGTGTTGCGTTTGAGCTACACATAAAACGTCTTTCTCCTGTCAATTGTGTGCATTTAAATGTGCTAATTCCCTCTTCAAAATAATTAGAAACATAATCCAACTTGTTGTTATTTCTAGATTACAGTAAGGTCATCGTTTGTTGGCGTGATGTGTTGTTGGAATAGAAGTAAGGAGCGCTTAGTTAATGAGCAGTATCATGGTGATCGAAGATCGCAAAGAAGTCCGCTTAAGTTTAGCCATGCTATTTGAGGATGAAGGCTACCACTGCGTGGAAGTCGATAATCCACATGTTGCCCAGCTGAAACTGAAAGAATCGGATGTTTCTCTCATTTTGCTCGACATGAACTTTGCTACCGACACCACCTCAGGGCAAGAAGGATTAGCCTTTTTAACCTGGCTGCAACGTTCTGATTTTAATCATATTCCCGTTATTGCGATGACTGCTTGGTCAAATACCGAATTAGTTGTACAGGCAATGAAACTCGGTGCCAAAGACTTTGTTGAAAAACCTTGGCGCAATCAGCAGCTTTTACACATTATCAAACAACAACTCGATTTAGCCCATCTGCAAAGTCAAAACTCTCTTTTAAAGCAACAGTTTAATACCTGCAATGAGTCGACCTATCAGTGGCGTTCAAGTTGTATGACATCACTTTTGAAAAAAATAAATACGGTTGCCAGTACCGATGTCAGCATCTTGCTTACAGGCGATAACGGCACAGGTAAAAGTGAACTCGCACGTATGATCCATCATGCATCCTCTCGTAACAACGAAGCATTTGTGTCGGTTAATATGGGTGCAATCAGCGAAAACCTATTTGAAAGCGAAATGTTCGGCCATAAAAAAGGCGCGTTTACCGATGCCAAGCAAACACGCGTCGGTCGTTT encodes the following:
- a CDS encoding sulfatase-like hydrolase/transferase; translated protein: MLYKFNTLFTISFLSVTLVGCGGGSSESNTDNDVTPPVVTNQAPQLATAITDQTTNQSQQYSFDLSQGGQTFTDPDGDELTYSFSTSPQTNDFTLNGTVLSGTPEQTEAITITVTASDPSGLTASDSYLLTINGAPQTAKSIPDQLINLGQNVSLDISQNRTTFVDPDGDELTYAFSTSPQTNDFTLNGSVLSGTPALAQTITFTVTATDPNGLSANDNFLLNINGAPKLTNSISNQSVNIGENYNFDVTQNGTTFEDLDSEILIYSVQITPTNDDLTFNGTHLSGVPNQTGEYTIAVTATDDGGLFDSTSFVLYVVEPNENNSPIVANPIADQSATLNQNFNFDMSQNNTTFSDPDGDMLTFQVAITPTDSGLTSDGLILSGNPNQTGEINVTVTASDPAGLSVSDTFSVNVSAQVNTNKPNVLLIIADDLGQDSSNQYSFSTDLPSTPTIDEIAAQGIVFENLWVNPVCSPTRSTIFTGKYGTRTQVLAPGDELSLSETSLPQALKNHPDTAEYASAKIGKWHLGGDSSHPAAFGLDYYAGIFNGAVSDYYNWELTTNGQTLPQTEYATTVLTDLAIDWLNQQTTPWFLWMGYNAPHTPFHLPPNELHSRNLSGDEADIEANPRAYYLAAVEALDSEINRLLNSLDQATRDNTVVIFIGDNGTPTQARFRGSDLSGSKNNISEGGIRVPMIVSGKNVTRQGQREANVLNGTDFFSTILAIAGQEEVAIHDSLPFNNLLNDANATPLRETAFSQNEEAFTIRNARYKLIEYLDGTRAFYDLQNDISEQTDLISGGASLPTDFFYLDSQLSALSNDGWIVNKHNEQSSYMMDSGAFVEVNVLSVQDNGTSTTVTTNATPNYKVVVTDEVLTVYQSKPAAAYANGQVLSLNQQIDYGQDIGLTANCGNTGGDGWWPQAGAACPESQSGMALTFPNNPTPTQTECETGLGPVGLWVNGVPIYNWSDASSYNNQDIWNNFALPFRSAAMDVCNGHSGNGMYHHHSYNACLKQQLGDEGKGHSPIYGYAGDGYPIHGPYHSKDVLAKSCWKKRDYSANSATGCGSEGQRTCKFIDEENISLGVENVTAGPATSDIINFFTAGDGPAVSGIYYEDYYYDAQCTAQGEEYLDEHSGHDHDGLGYHYHTSVDENLSPVFPLVNGPDYYGSLNSSSFQCFRREF
- a CDS encoding sigma-54-dependent transcriptional regulator; this encodes MSSIMVIEDRKEVRLSLAMLFEDEGYHCVEVDNPHVAQLKLKESDVSLILLDMNFATDTTSGQEGLAFLTWLQRSDFNHIPVIAMTAWSNTELVVQAMKLGAKDFVEKPWRNQQLLHIIKQQLDLAHLQSQNSLLKQQFNTCNESTYQWRSSCMTSLLKKINTVASTDVSILLTGDNGTGKSELARMIHHASSRNNEAFVSVNMGAISENLFESEMFGHKKGAFTDAKQTRVGRFDLAQHGTLFLDEIANIPLSQQAKMLRVLESGEYEPLGSSTTQTTNTRVISATNANFDELINDGQFREDLYYRLNTIELHIPPLKERKEDIVGLAEFFVEKCASRYKLVAKPFSDEAKQAMQNYHWPGNVREMSHLVERAMLLSEDAVLSTADLHLKKQHTNAQSNTDDLPFMTLQQAEISLIKQALNKTEQHIPKAAELLGLTKASMYRRLEKHGIEKN